The Pan paniscus chromosome 1, NHGRI_mPanPan1-v2.0_pri, whole genome shotgun sequence genome has a segment encoding these proteins:
- the ATAD3C gene encoding ATPase family AAA domain-containing protein 3C gives MSKDTLNLAQMQEQTLQLEQQSKLKQLVNEDLRKQEESVRKHHQTFLESLRTAGTLFGEGFRAFVTDQDKVTATVAGLTLLAVGVYSAKNATLVAGRFIQARLGKPSLVRETSRITVLEALRHPIQVSRRLLSRPQDALEGVVLCPSLEARVRDITIATRNTKKNRGLYRHILLYGPPGTGKTLFAKKLALHSGMDYAIMTGGDVAPMGREGVTAMHKLFDWANTSRRGLLLFVDEADAFLRKRATEKISEDLRATLNAFLYRTGQHSNKFMLILASCHPEQFDWAINACIDVMVHFDLPGQEERARLVRMYLDEYVLKPATEGKQRLKLAQFDYGRKCLEVARLTEGMSCRKIAQLAVSWQATAYGSKDGVLTEAMMDACVQDAVQQHQQMMRWLKGERPGPEDEQPSS, from the exons ATGTCAAAGGACACTCTGAATCTGGCGCAGATGCAGGAGCAGACGCTGCAGTTGGAGCAACAGTCCAAGCTCAAA CAACTTGTCAATGAGGATTTACGGAAGCAGGAGGAGTCCGTGCGGAAGCACCATCAGACCTTCTTGGAGTCCCTCAG GACGGCTGGCACCTTGTTTGGGGAAGGATTCCGTGCCTTTGTGACAGACCAGGACAAAGTGACAGCCACG GTGGCTGGGCTGACGCTGCTGGCTGTCGGGGTCTACTCAGCCAAGAATGCCACGCTTGTCGCCGGCCGCTTCATCCAGGCTCGGCTGGGGAAGCCGTCCCTAGTGAGGGAGACGTCCCGCATCACGGTGCTGGAGGCGCTGCGGCACCCCATCCAG GTCAGCCGGCGGCTCCTCAGTCGACCCCAGGACGCGCTGGAGGGTGTCGTGCTCTGT CCCAGCCTGGAAGCACGGGTGCGCGACATCACCATAGCAACAAGGAACACCAAGAAGAACCGGGGCCTGTATAGGCACATCCTGCTGTACGGGCCACCAGGCACCGGGAAGACGCTGTTTGCCAAG AAACTCGCCCTGCACTCAGGCATGGACTACGCCATCATGACAGGCGGGGACGTGGCCCCCATGGGGCGGGAAGGCGTGACCGCCATGCACAAGCTCTTTGACTGGGCCAATACCAGCCGGCGCGG CCTCCTGCTCTTTGTGGATGAAGCGGATGCCTTCCTTCGGAAGCGAGCCACC GAGAAGATAAGCGAGGACCTCAGGGCCACACTGAACGCCTTCCTGTACCGCACGGGCCAGCACAGCAACAA ATTCATGCTGATCCTGGCCAGCTGCCACCCCGAGCAGTTCGACTGGGCCATCAATGCCTGCATCGACGTGATGGTCCACTTCGACCTGCCAGGGCAGGAGGAGCGGGCGCGCCTGGTGAGAATGTATCTTGACGAGTATGTTCTTAAGCCGGCCACAGAAGGAAAGCA GCGTCTGAAGCTGGCCCAGTTTGACTACGGGAGGAAGTGCTTAGAGGTCGCTCGGCTGACAGAGGGCATGTCATGCCGGAAGATCGCTCAGCTGGCCGTGTCCTGGCAG GCCACGGCGTATGGCTCCAAGGACGGGGTCCTGACCGAGGCCATGATGGACGCCTGCGTGCAAGATGCTGTCCAGCAGCACCAGCAGATGATGCGCTGGCTGAAGGGGGAGAGGCCTGGGCCCGAGGACGAGCAACCCTCATCCTGA